The following are from one region of the candidate division WOR-3 bacterium genome:
- a CDS encoding DUF2520 domain-containing protein, with protein sequence MKQRKRPVRRVGIIGAGRVGSALAWHCRRLGYRIVGITDKKPKQAWVVYGLLKEPYRRWRPSVLAMASDILFITVPDRAIEPVFSAIRRYLRRGTIVVHCSGVLGIDAFRDASEQGVEVLALHPVQSFPSHAEAIRTLTGCFFALEGSRKGLALGRNLVRRLKGSWVEVTGPDRPLYHTMCVFASNFESVLMDAAEAIAARLGISPHRAGRMLAPLMRSVLENAVEYGTLASLTGPVQRGDTRTVARHLEALSTRVPELVPLYRACSLRLVDMAKRQGLDAAAVAELRSLLRD encoded by the coding sequence ATGAAGCAGAGAAAGCGACCAGTCAGACGCGTTGGTATCATCGGTGCAGGCCGAGTCGGCAGCGCACTTGCGTGGCATTGTCGCCGTCTAGGATACCGGATTGTCGGCATTACCGATAAGAAGCCGAAACAGGCCTGGGTGGTGTACGGACTCCTGAAGGAACCTTATCGGCGCTGGAGACCGAGTGTTCTGGCGATGGCAAGCGACATTCTGTTCATAACAGTACCAGACCGTGCCATCGAGCCGGTGTTCTCGGCAATCCGGAGATACCTGAGGCGCGGTACGATAGTTGTGCACTGTTCTGGAGTGCTCGGTATTGATGCATTCCGAGATGCAAGCGAGCAAGGGGTGGAGGTACTTGCCCTGCATCCAGTGCAGAGCTTCCCCAGTCATGCCGAGGCAATAAGGACTTTGACTGGCTGTTTCTTTGCACTGGAGGGCAGTCGGAAAGGGTTGGCACTTGGCCGGAACTTGGTTCGCCGCCTGAAGGGCAGTTGGGTGGAAGTCACCGGGCCGGACCGCCCTCTGTATCATACGATGTGCGTGTTTGCTTCCAATTTCGAGAGCGTACTCATGGATGCGGCTGAGGCCATCGCCGCACGGCTCGGAATCAGTCCGCACCGGGCCGGTAGGATGCTTGCACCCTTGATGAGGTCGGTACTTGAGAACGCAGTTGAGTATGGCACGCTGGCCAGTCTCACTGGACCGGTACAGCGAGGAGACACGAGGACAGTCGCTCGGCATCTGGAGGCACTGTCAACGCGTGTACCCGAACTTGTACCGTTGTACCGGGCCTGCTCATTGCGACTGGTGGATATGGCGAAGCGGCAGGGACTGGATGCTGCCGCGGTAGCGGAGCTGAGGAGTCTGCTCAGGGACTAA
- a CDS encoding Ig-like domain-containing protein: protein MGKCEAGDGVTGLWGFVTVVSCQRFWLVLVILFLAFFAFCAKKMLPPSPDRFPPRLELIRTRNRVRLELVFNEEVDPARLLADSFVVTGSSGQPLAVRGAAGGRRSNSVELWTAVQEPVLYQVRGTVIDAAGNAGRFTARFRGSNRPDTVAPRVTGIAPEPGSAGLRHPAVRVQFSEPVDTTTTPVCFFVPANLDSAYRPSWATDWQTFVLQDTGFKEPGVRAVERAEADSVQPRSVGIAYFMLMPGMPDLEGNQTRSPAFTYFTPDSVLSAVSVRGQARWKHGAVGTGVVFFNSVESPGLAPILPDGSFATMVRAGAYTVRAVADTNADQLADLASRPVVFDTREESLQLDFEPEMLPRPVKEYREE from the coding sequence GTGGGAAAATGCGAGGCAGGAGATGGCGTTACTGGCCTTTGGGGTTTCGTCACTGTTGTCTCATGCCAGCGTTTCTGGCTTGTCCTTGTCATTCTGTTCCTGGCCTTCTTTGCTTTCTGCGCTAAGAAGATGCTGCCGCCGAGTCCGGACCGGTTCCCGCCCCGCCTGGAGTTGATAAGAACTCGGAACCGGGTACGGCTGGAGCTTGTTTTCAACGAAGAGGTTGATCCTGCCAGACTCTTGGCCGACAGTTTTGTAGTGACCGGATCCTCCGGTCAACCCCTTGCGGTACGCGGCGCGGCCGGCGGCCGCAGGTCAAATTCGGTGGAGTTGTGGACCGCGGTGCAGGAGCCGGTACTGTACCAGGTACGCGGCACGGTAATAGACGCTGCAGGCAACGCCGGCAGATTCACTGCCCGTTTTCGGGGGTCGAACAGACCGGATACGGTTGCGCCCAGGGTTACCGGGATAGCGCCGGAGCCAGGCAGCGCCGGTCTTCGGCATCCGGCAGTGCGGGTCCAGTTCAGCGAGCCGGTAGATACGACGACTACACCGGTTTGCTTCTTCGTGCCGGCAAACTTGGACAGCGCATATCGGCCGAGCTGGGCAACGGACTGGCAGACGTTCGTGCTGCAAGATACGGGTTTCAAAGAGCCGGGCGTTCGAGCGGTCGAGCGGGCAGAAGCGGACTCGGTGCAGCCCCGAAGCGTCGGCATTGCATATTTCATGCTCATGCCCGGGATGCCGGACCTTGAAGGTAATCAGACCCGAAGCCCGGCTTTCACCTACTTCACGCCGGACTCGGTGCTCAGCGCCGTTTCGGTGCGGGGGCAGGCCAGGTGGAAACATGGCGCAGTCGGAACCGGGGTGGTCTTCTTCAACTCCGTAGAAAGCCCGGGACTCGCCCCGATCTTGCCAGACGGGTCGTTTGCCACGATGGTTAGAGCCGGTGCGTACACGGTACGGGCAGTTGCAGATACGAATGCCGACCAGCTCGCTGACCTTGCGAGCCGGCCAGTGGTATTTGACACACGGGAAGAAAGCCTTCAGCTTGATTTTGAGCCTGAGATGCTACCGAGGCCGGTCAAGGAGTACCGAGAGGAATGA
- a CDS encoding vWA domain-containing protein — protein MAIVAGVILLLLTAVVYFRNLQEAGWLVLLRFAAVVLLVAILADWAPSIQWTTKPRRVVMLIDRSRSMSAVGADTVASSVIQRFPVAADRQVEVWTFGDSARRMSGIESATADDRRTKMGRALRIVTRTRPGAVVLVSDGQDNGDLDPVQVARDAGIPVYTVGCGRAGTRNIEVVSVTLPLEVYVGDTVTVFARLRYEGIDEEVSIRLGHQTQRVRLHNEAAEQEFSFRTVFASPGRQLIRVSVDSLPGESDYLDNERLVPVEVKSSRVKVAYVTNRPGFGTRFLLGALRQLEWIELSEVVQTVGGSRWSVTDVEAGVDVFLLDGISEQGDYLEGVVRQVRQGAGVLLIGGPDFKPGKVLAELLPSKSGVTSRAGDYVPALTSTGRLFSWLAEIRFDEVPPFVKLFEPEGLAGTEVWLVAGQQSRPVILAYDVGGGRAVYVAGYPLWRWGFGPERKSGQNSLQLFLAGVIRYLAEQDRERFRLVADKPTFHFGERVRLMLSARAPGGEAWSGLDALVAVDSSPSVPMVEKGSGVYEVELGAVGVGVHRAEATVMMGDSILEKVTAEFVVSEREIELANTGLNRELLAAIAQASGASFFRWDSLPQEGFEPTLAVIRRRLGFEPRRSPWAYVLVALLIGVELVLRRRKGLL, from the coding sequence ATGGCAATCGTTGCTGGTGTCATCTTGCTGTTGCTGACCGCCGTCGTGTACTTCCGAAATCTGCAGGAGGCCGGCTGGCTTGTTCTGCTTCGGTTTGCAGCGGTGGTGCTGCTAGTGGCGATACTTGCTGACTGGGCACCTTCGATTCAGTGGACAACGAAGCCACGGCGAGTTGTGATGCTTATTGACCGTTCACGTAGCATGAGCGCGGTTGGTGCTGACACGGTGGCATCGTCGGTAATCCAGCGATTCCCTGTCGCTGCTGATAGACAAGTGGAGGTTTGGACCTTCGGTGACAGCGCGCGTCGCATGTCGGGCATTGAGTCAGCGACAGCGGACGACCGGCGTACCAAGATGGGTCGTGCACTGAGGATAGTCACGCGAACCAGACCTGGTGCGGTGGTACTGGTAAGCGACGGTCAGGATAACGGCGACCTGGATCCGGTACAGGTCGCAAGGGACGCGGGGATACCGGTATACACCGTTGGGTGTGGTCGGGCTGGCACCCGGAATATCGAAGTAGTCAGTGTCACGTTACCACTCGAGGTATATGTCGGCGATACGGTCACTGTGTTTGCCCGTCTGCGATATGAAGGGATTGATGAGGAAGTTTCCATCAGGCTTGGCCATCAGACGCAGCGAGTGCGGCTGCACAACGAGGCCGCGGAGCAGGAGTTCTCATTCCGAACAGTGTTTGCCAGCCCGGGCCGGCAACTCATCAGGGTGTCGGTTGACAGTCTCCCTGGTGAGAGTGACTATCTGGATAACGAGAGGCTGGTGCCGGTCGAGGTAAAGTCCAGTCGGGTGAAGGTGGCATACGTTACCAACCGGCCGGGATTCGGGACTAGATTCCTACTCGGGGCACTCAGGCAGCTTGAGTGGATTGAATTGTCTGAGGTCGTGCAGACCGTGGGGGGTAGCAGGTGGAGCGTGACCGATGTCGAAGCTGGGGTTGACGTATTCCTGCTGGACGGCATCAGTGAGCAGGGTGACTACCTAGAGGGCGTCGTCCGGCAGGTCAGGCAAGGTGCGGGCGTGCTTCTAATCGGCGGGCCAGACTTCAAGCCTGGCAAGGTTCTGGCCGAGCTTCTGCCAAGCAAGTCCGGCGTCACTTCAAGAGCCGGAGACTACGTACCAGCCCTTACCAGTACCGGCAGGTTGTTCTCGTGGCTTGCTGAGATTCGGTTTGACGAAGTTCCGCCATTCGTCAAGCTGTTTGAGCCGGAAGGTCTTGCCGGAACCGAGGTATGGCTTGTAGCTGGGCAGCAGTCAAGACCCGTCATCCTGGCATACGATGTCGGCGGTGGTAGGGCTGTGTACGTTGCCGGCTATCCGCTATGGCGCTGGGGTTTCGGACCGGAAAGGAAGTCGGGTCAGAATTCACTCCAGCTGTTCCTGGCCGGTGTGATTCGCTATCTTGCCGAGCAGGACCGGGAACGGTTCAGGCTTGTGGCAGACAAGCCCACATTCCATTTTGGAGAGCGGGTTCGGCTCATGCTTTCGGCGCGTGCGCCGGGTGGCGAGGCATGGAGCGGGCTTGATGCATTGGTTGCAGTTGACTCGAGTCCGTCGGTACCGATGGTCGAAAAGGGGAGCGGCGTGTACGAGGTCGAGCTCGGTGCGGTCGGCGTCGGAGTGCACCGTGCAGAAGCGACAGTAATGATGGGTGACTCGATATTGGAGAAGGTGACGGCCGAATTTGTCGTTTCGGAGCGCGAAATCGAGCTTGCCAACACTGGGCTGAACCGGGAGCTCTTGGCCGCAATCGCACAGGCAAGCGGAGCCAGTTTCTTCCGTTGGGACAGCCTGCCACAGGAAGGGTTTGAGCCGACCTTGGCTGTGATCAGGCGCAGGCTGGGATTCGAGCCGCGACGAAGCCCGTGGGCCTATGTCCTGGTTGCGCTACTTATTGGAGTCGAGCTGGTGCTGCGCAGAAGAAAGGGTCTGCTGTGA
- a CDS encoding small multi-drug export protein, giving the protein MRFFALPTLVLIAFASATSSETGFASVSALVSSGTGPALRPGLGARLALRLKERGVAPELVVMAIATVPIVELRGAVPVGINLLGLPWYRAVLFAVLGNMLPILLVLFLLERLAAWLSRIQAFARFFEWLFARTRRKSRLVERYEFWGLAVFVGIPLPMTGAWTGAVAAVIMGVPYWRALLSILLGVLMAAAVVTSLSLLGIWGAVIAGVALTAVAANAVVSGLRRRARRVGKTG; this is encoded by the coding sequence TTGAGATTCTTCGCCCTGCCTACGCTTGTGCTTATTGCGTTCGCGTCCGCGACGTCGTCAGAGACAGGCTTCGCTTCGGTTAGTGCGCTCGTGTCATCGGGTACCGGGCCAGCGCTGCGGCCCGGTTTAGGAGCGCGACTTGCACTGCGTCTCAAGGAACGCGGAGTAGCACCCGAGCTCGTTGTGATGGCGATTGCGACGGTGCCGATTGTCGAACTGCGGGGTGCCGTGCCGGTGGGTATCAATCTGCTCGGACTGCCTTGGTACCGGGCAGTGCTATTCGCAGTGCTCGGCAATATGCTGCCGATTCTGCTGGTGCTTTTCCTGCTGGAGCGGCTGGCTGCGTGGCTCAGTAGAATACAGGCATTCGCCCGGTTCTTTGAATGGCTGTTTGCCCGGACCAGGCGCAAGAGCAGACTTGTGGAGCGATATGAGTTCTGGGGGCTTGCCGTCTTCGTTGGTATACCGCTGCCGATGACCGGTGCGTGGACCGGTGCGGTGGCAGCAGTTATTATGGGTGTTCCCTACTGGCGGGCGCTGCTCTCGATATTGCTGGGTGTGCTCATGGCGGCGGCGGTTGTTACTTCTTTGTCGCTGCTAGGAATCTGGGGTGCAGTAATCGCCGGAGTAGCGCTTACCGCGGTTGCGGCCAATGCAGTTGTCTCAGGACTCCGGCGGCGGGCACGGCGAGTAGGAAAGACCGGCTGA
- a CDS encoding nucleoside-diphosphate sugar epimerase/dehydratase, with protein MNGTRAQDTAVSIPELRPSAPLIESLRQGLDSVQKAVGRFMRVTGRQRDTFFLLGDWLTTTLASLLLFRMLVPPPTFSLISASLLGGLAASLVILTNIALRNYRLAWVTFSLADLRRLFAAVVLVTLVLVLVNGAGVLARFPMPNPIVWGMTIFLALATFRGSKRLLVEPLFCDAGGKRTLLVMSSRHAYFLPNMLRRLGDFRHTIVGIVDPDPNQVGNYEQGIEVVGTTDDIEAIVEKYRVESVIVMLETNPRFSLGDFYARLNRIGTLEVKTMPSLLDILEDRSDLAALEKLCIHELTGQPPASIDLAAVHQQFTGRRIMVTGAGGSIGSELCRQLAKLNPSCLILLERDDSNLFYVERELRSCNPRLDVVPYLGDITRARDLEQAFGLYRPEVIFHAAAYKHVPILEFHPDDAVRVNVLGTHLLANMAVRYGTECLVYISTDKAVNPTSTMGATKRLGEMLVTSMNGLADMRAIAVRFGNVLDSRGSVSTLFREAIAKRRPITVTHKDMRRYFMLTSEAVMLVLQAAALGEGGEVFVLDMGQPVRIWDLAHRMVELAGLTPNSDLPVLVSAPRPGEKLFEELLTAEEGTVATQNERIRVARISRNYCYPDLLEGIRDLERRLDQDNPASIKQALSQLVPNYRPDPCFALRPSCNLAVAQA; from the coding sequence ATGAACGGAACCAGGGCACAAGATACGGCAGTCAGCATTCCTGAACTCAGGCCCTCGGCCCCGCTGATCGAAAGCCTGAGACAGGGACTGGACAGCGTGCAAAAGGCTGTTGGCCGGTTCATGCGGGTAACGGGCCGACAGCGCGATACCTTCTTCCTGCTTGGAGACTGGCTGACTACTACCCTCGCCTCCCTGCTCCTTTTCAGGATGCTCGTTCCACCTCCGACCTTCTCCCTCATCTCAGCCTCGCTCCTCGGAGGACTCGCTGCATCGCTCGTCATCCTGACCAACATCGCTTTGCGCAACTACCGGCTCGCATGGGTTACATTCTCGCTTGCCGACTTGCGCCGGCTATTCGCAGCGGTCGTACTTGTAACCCTGGTTCTCGTTCTTGTCAATGGCGCTGGAGTCCTTGCTCGGTTTCCGATGCCCAACCCGATTGTCTGGGGGATGACCATTTTCCTCGCGCTGGCGACTTTTCGCGGTAGCAAGCGTCTGCTGGTCGAGCCCCTATTCTGTGATGCTGGCGGTAAGCGCACCCTGCTCGTCATGTCCTCCCGGCACGCCTATTTCCTACCCAACATGCTACGTCGGCTCGGCGACTTCCGCCACACAATTGTCGGCATCGTTGACCCGGACCCGAACCAAGTCGGCAATTATGAACAAGGCATCGAAGTAGTCGGCACAACGGATGATATCGAAGCGATAGTCGAGAAATACCGCGTCGAGTCAGTTATCGTCATGCTTGAGACCAACCCACGTTTCAGTCTTGGCGACTTCTATGCGCGGCTGAATCGGATCGGCACACTCGAGGTCAAGACAATGCCTTCGCTTCTGGACATACTTGAAGACCGGTCCGACCTGGCCGCGCTTGAGAAACTCTGTATCCACGAACTCACCGGCCAGCCGCCGGCGTCAATAGACCTTGCGGCGGTCCACCAGCAGTTCACCGGCCGCCGCATCATGGTGACGGGCGCGGGGGGGTCCATCGGCTCAGAGCTTTGCCGTCAGCTCGCTAAGCTGAACCCGTCCTGTCTGATTCTCTTGGAGCGAGACGACTCGAACCTGTTCTACGTTGAGCGCGAGCTACGCTCCTGCAATCCCCGGCTTGATGTCGTGCCCTACCTCGGCGACATCACGCGAGCCCGTGACCTTGAGCAGGCATTTGGCCTGTACCGGCCAGAGGTAATATTTCACGCCGCCGCCTACAAACACGTACCCATCCTGGAGTTTCATCCCGATGACGCGGTCCGGGTGAATGTACTCGGCACCCATCTCCTCGCCAACATGGCGGTGCGCTACGGCACCGAATGCCTGGTCTATATCTCAACGGACAAGGCGGTCAACCCGACAAGCACGATGGGTGCGACCAAACGCCTGGGCGAAATGCTGGTCACATCCATGAACGGACTGGCTGACATGCGTGCCATCGCAGTTCGGTTCGGCAACGTCCTCGACTCCCGGGGCAGCGTCTCGACACTGTTCCGCGAGGCAATTGCCAAACGCCGGCCGATAACCGTGACGCACAAGGATATGAGGCGCTACTTCATGCTCACAAGCGAAGCGGTGATGCTTGTTCTCCAGGCTGCGGCCCTGGGCGAAGGTGGCGAGGTTTTTGTCCTGGACATGGGGCAACCGGTACGAATCTGGGACTTGGCACACCGCATGGTTGAACTCGCCGGCCTGACTCCGAACTCCGACCTGCCGGTACTGGTTTCAGCCCCGCGACCGGGCGAGAAGCTGTTCGAAGAACTCCTTACTGCTGAAGAAGGAACCGTAGCCACCCAGAACGAACGTATCCGCGTGGCACGAATTTCCCGCAACTACTGCTACCCCGACCTTCTGGAAGGCATTCGCGACCTTGAACGCCGTCTGGATCAAGATAACCCGGCATCAATCAAGCAGGCTTTATCCCAGCTTGTCCCGAATTACCGGCCAGACCCCTGCTTCGCACTTCGACCTTCCTGCAATCTCGCTGTGGCACAGGCCTGA